One segment of Terriglobia bacterium DNA contains the following:
- a CDS encoding alpha-ketoacid dehydrogenase subunit beta, with amino-acid sequence MAQLTYLEAIRQGIWEEMERDPSVFLLGEDIGVYGGAFKVTAGMLEQFGEDRVVDTPISESAIVGAAIGAALMGMRPVAEMQFMDFISCGFDQIVNMAAKIHYRWGAAVPMVIRGPAGAGVHGGPFHSQSNEMWFVHVPGLKVVAPSTAYDAKGLIKASIRDNNPVIFYEHKYLYRRTKEDVPAQDFVVPLGKAAVRREGSDIALITYGAMVWTALEAAESLAKEGISLEVVDLRTLLPYDEQCVLSSVRKCSKVILLHEDTRIGGLAGELAAVIAEKAFEDLDGPIVRVTAPDTPVPFSPPLEEFFLPNVQKIADAARQLAAY; translated from the coding sequence ATGGCGCAGTTGACTTATCTTGAAGCAATTCGACAGGGCATCTGGGAAGAGATGGAGCGCGATCCCTCAGTATTCCTGCTGGGTGAGGATATTGGGGTCTACGGCGGGGCGTTCAAGGTGACGGCTGGAATGCTGGAACAGTTCGGCGAGGACCGCGTCGTCGACACGCCCATCTCTGAATCGGCCATCGTAGGCGCTGCCATTGGCGCGGCCCTGATGGGGATGCGTCCTGTGGCGGAGATGCAGTTTATGGATTTCATCTCCTGCGGGTTTGACCAGATTGTGAACATGGCGGCCAAGATCCACTACCGGTGGGGAGCGGCCGTGCCGATGGTGATTCGAGGACCTGCGGGTGCCGGCGTACACGGTGGCCCATTCCACTCTCAGTCAAATGAAATGTGGTTCGTACACGTACCGGGACTGAAAGTAGTGGCTCCCTCCACAGCATACGACGCCAAAGGTCTGATCAAGGCATCCATCCGCGACAATAATCCTGTCATCTTTTACGAACACAAGTATCTTTACCGGCGGACCAAGGAGGATGTGCCCGCGCAGGATTTCGTGGTGCCCCTGGGTAAGGCGGCCGTTCGCAGAGAAGGCAGCGACATTGCGCTCATCACTTACGGAGCCATGGTATGGACGGCGCTGGAGGCGGCGGAATCGCTTGCCAAGGAAGGTATCTCGCTTGAGGTCGTTGACCTCCGAACGCTGTTGCCGTACGATGAGCAGTGCGTGCTGTCCAGTGTGCGCAAATGCAGCAAGGTGATTTTGCTGCATGAAGACACGCGGATTGGCGGTCTCGCAGGAGAGCTTGCAGCGGTGATCGCTGAGAAGGCCTTCGAGGATCTGGATGGCCCGATCGTGCGGGTTACAGCGCCGGATACGCCAGTTCCGTTTTCGCCGCCGCTCGAAGAGTTTTTCCTGCCCAACGTCCAGAAGATCGCAGATGCAGCGCGGCAGCTTGCAGCCTATTAA
- a CDS encoding dihydrolipoamide acetyltransferase family protein encodes MPTNVVMPQMGESVAEGTIIKWLKKPGDHVERDEPLFEITTDKVDAEIPSPAAGILARILASENETVAVNTVVAIIDGQGAAESGKAVPEISEGPAKPSSEARSAPAPARVSPAAAVAQPASVRTAEKLRSSPLVRRIAREHNVDLSLVKGTGLGRRISKKDIIKFLEGRTPAAAGMRTAVPAAPQKPAAPSEPAISFNGPTWVAAMTPQRRLIAEHMVASKKISAHVTTVFEVDMTRVAHTRERMADEFERTQGLKLTYTPFIARAAVLAIKQFPIFNSSVENTNIIYKQAINLGIAVALETGLVVPVIKNAGDKDFAGMARAVHDLASRARSKHLNVDEVQEGTFTITNPGVFGSLFGTPIINQPQVAILGVGVIEKRPVIRDDAIAIRSMAYLMLTFDHRTIDGAVADQFMAHLKNCLETWQEPLL; translated from the coding sequence ATGCCGACCAATGTTGTGATGCCCCAGATGGGGGAGAGCGTCGCCGAAGGAACGATCATTAAATGGCTGAAGAAGCCAGGTGATCATGTCGAGCGCGACGAGCCTCTGTTTGAAATCACCACGGACAAGGTAGACGCTGAAATCCCCTCGCCCGCCGCAGGAATACTCGCCAGGATCCTGGCTTCAGAAAACGAAACGGTAGCGGTCAACACCGTCGTTGCCATTATCGATGGGCAAGGCGCGGCGGAATCTGGAAAGGCTGTGCCGGAAATTTCGGAAGGGCCGGCCAAGCCCTCGTCAGAGGCCCGCTCCGCTCCGGCGCCGGCGAGAGTTTCCCCGGCCGCCGCGGTAGCCCAGCCCGCCTCGGTCCGGACAGCGGAAAAGCTCCGCTCCTCCCCTCTTGTCCGACGGATTGCGCGCGAGCATAACGTGGATCTCTCGTTAGTAAAAGGAACTGGACTGGGACGCAGAATCAGCAAAAAAGACATCATCAAATTCCTTGAGGGGCGCACGCCCGCTGCTGCCGGAATGCGGACTGCCGTGCCGGCGGCGCCGCAGAAGCCAGCCGCCCCGTCCGAACCGGCTATCTCATTCAACGGCCCAACCTGGGTGGCAGCCATGACTCCCCAGCGCCGCCTGATTGCCGAACACATGGTCGCCAGCAAGAAGATTTCTGCGCATGTAACGACGGTGTTTGAGGTGGACATGACGCGGGTCGCGCACACCCGTGAGCGGATGGCTGACGAATTTGAGCGGACCCAGGGACTGAAGCTGACTTACACTCCGTTTATTGCTCGCGCCGCCGTCCTGGCCATCAAGCAGTTCCCGATTTTTAACTCGTCGGTCGAGAACACAAACATCATTTACAAGCAGGCCATCAACCTGGGAATAGCCGTGGCGCTGGAAACCGGGCTCGTTGTCCCGGTCATCAAAAATGCTGGAGACAAGGACTTCGCGGGAATGGCCCGCGCCGTTCATGATCTTGCCAGCCGCGCCCGCTCAAAGCACCTGAACGTGGATGAGGTGCAGGAAGGCACCTTCACCATCACGAATCCCGGCGTTTTCGGCAGCCTATTCGGAACGCCGATCATCAACCAGCCACAGGTTGCCATTCTGGGCGTCGGAGTGATCGAGAAGCGGCCGGTCATCCGCGATGATGCGATTGCAATCCGCTCGATGGCGTATTTGATGCTGACGTTCGACCACAGAACCATCGATGGAGCCGTCGCAGACCAGTTTATGGCGCATCTGAAGAATTGCCTCGAAACCTGGCAGGAACCTCTCCTGTAG
- a CDS encoding DUF3037 domain-containing protein — protein MSDAVKPKECSLYVVQYVPDIVRGEFLNIGLFLFSPQENYLGCLFTDDFRRVKRFHPQADMEFLRELQQDFEQQIDEHSDELDSYLRWMERSFSNMVQIAPARACLLHDPATEIQGLFNRYVGARLAGPLPVDTRVRIKQRLRLAFVHAGLWGRPEMERNIGAARWTQPNDPFTFDFGYRPVEAERKPNGHMKFVHAVSLQRDVELAKVLVYTMDHVRRSEPAELTAVVERMAGKEDEAAAVSQSILTEAGISIQPLEYADLYAQSIRAELAL, from the coding sequence ATGTCTGATGCTGTAAAACCCAAAGAGTGTTCGCTCTACGTGGTGCAATATGTGCCCGACATTGTGCGCGGCGAGTTCCTGAATATCGGCTTGTTCCTGTTCAGTCCCCAGGAGAATTATCTGGGTTGTCTGTTCACGGACGATTTCCGCCGCGTGAAACGCTTCCATCCTCAGGCTGACATGGAGTTCCTGCGGGAACTGCAGCAGGATTTTGAGCAGCAGATCGACGAGCATAGCGACGAGTTGGACTCCTACCTCCGCTGGATGGAACGATCTTTTTCGAATATGGTCCAGATCGCTCCTGCAAGGGCTTGTTTGCTCCATGACCCGGCGACTGAAATTCAGGGCCTTTTCAACCGCTATGTTGGCGCCCGGCTTGCAGGCCCCCTTCCGGTCGATACGCGAGTGCGAATCAAACAGCGGCTGCGGCTCGCGTTTGTACATGCAGGGTTGTGGGGCCGGCCTGAGATGGAGAGGAATATTGGGGCCGCGCGCTGGACCCAACCTAATGATCCTTTCACTTTTGATTTTGGGTATCGTCCGGTTGAAGCAGAACGGAAGCCGAATGGCCACATGAAGTTTGTTCACGCGGTGTCACTCCAGAGGGACGTCGAGCTTGCCAAGGTGCTGGTTTACACCATGGACCACGTCCGCCGCAGCGAACCGGCCGAGCTGACCGCAGTGGTCGAGCGTATGGCAGGAAAAGAGGATGAAGCGGCTGCTGTTTCACAGAGCATTCTCACGGAGGCCGGCATTTCCATCCAGCCGCTTGAGTATGCCGACTTGTACGCCCAGTCAATCCGTGCCGAGTTGGCTCTTTAG